A part of Melittangium boletus DSM 14713 genomic DNA contains:
- a CDS encoding trifunctional serine/threonine-protein kinase/ATP-binding protein/sensor histidine kinase produces the protein MLTIPGYTLRGALKATGTNLLFHALRDADGQPLILKTPVASVGPRESERYRREFDILQRIRDVRGVLRAHGCEQLPDRPSLLLEAVEGEVLSEFTNKPLEVLKTLDVAISLTSTLAEIHRRGVIHKDIKPSNIILTPSGEARLIDFGTATLQRIEHVDAAPTTLIEGTLAYMSPEQTGRMNRTVDYRTDFYSLGITLYELLTGGRPFHGRDALEWFHVHMAVAPPPLTERVPDLPPVLSSIVLKLLAKVAEERYQSADGLKVDLERCRDNLRRGVYEDFPPGVHDYPTRFQLPQRLYGRDAHAAALLQGFERVARGGRPELILVRGYSGSGKSAVVHELHKPVVRHRSFFLSGKFDQFQQASPYATLAQAIRGLTQQLLAGSDESLAQWRERLLDTWKGQGQLLVDVVPQLELIAGKQPSVPELPPSEAAHRFNRVFREFLGLFATSEHPLVLFLDDLQWADPASLQLIHHLLTHAESPPLLVLGAYRDNEVNPSHPLVRTLEGMRAAGARMHDLQLEPLDLEDVRQLVTDALIGADEELIAPLSALAREKTGGNPFFLLQFMLTLHQDGLLVRLPGGDWRWDEKGVRARGYSDNVVDFLVGKLRRLSSGTQHLLRLAACVGNIFPLQILRILSDSPEAAHLEKDLEPAFQENLLVRIGPDQGRFIHDRIHQAAYALIDEQERKRVHLRIGRLMLAHLPPEALQEQLFDVVSQLNAGTEWLVDDAERLRVARLNAEAGKRAKASIALRSAISYFTQSLQLLPGDPWETEPALAFKLRLEHAICEFMTGNATGALRQVDEFMGRARTKGDTAAVYCLKTDILIGMGDIQTAVTCLLEGLALLGMPMPPNPSWEEVEAANEEVWQLLGERSIESLVDLAPMTDPDMEAVMSLLGAMYAPAFVTSTNLLILHLSRMTALSLRHGNTSASVHGYSWYGLVLGCAFGRYQEGLAFGQLACALVEHRGFTPLRGKALYGLELISYWTQPLSTALQLVREAFQQSLQNSDSQVAGYCCNHIVMDHFLLGHDLEEVYRESVANLHFARGTEFLDSRDIIHFTQRHVQQLRGLTSSFSTMSGDDFDEETFEAGLTPQRMSTMRCWYWLIKAQSRYMSGAYQEALECADRSAELSWSSLGHIELLDLHLFRALSLAACAAKMPPEERERALVEISQHQRQLAEWARHCPSTFLTAERLVAAERARLMGQRDEALQAYEQSIQSAREHGFIQRAALAYELAARFWRENRISTIAEAYAHKAREAYLRWGAKGKVQHLDSEWPFLTLPEGGAQNTQDTSSTELDVLTLVKAQQAISEEIVLERLAATLLRIAMENAGAQRGALLLPRGDTLAVSALSGTVPSEAAATTEQLPWSIISYVKRAREHVLIGDASLPHPFSSDVWLEHSHARSVLCLPLLRQEQFRGVLYLENTLATNAFTPARIALLDHLASQAAISIENARLYADVQKAEAALRRANDELEKRVEERTRELKRTQVRLVDAARAAGMAEIAANVLHNVGNVLTSAVINLQTVRESMNASRMGRLKQVAQMIDEHHDHLADFLTRDQRGAQLPGYLSALTDELLREQASLQEGMRAMDKHLEHIRAIVHVQQSYAHRTLVTEECDLTQLVEDALSLQRASLQRHGVTVTQELTPVPRISLDKHKVLQILINLISNAKQAMHQLPEPRRHLYVRLDTEDNCACIQIVDNGMGIMPEIRGRLFGQGFTTREGGHGLGLHSSALEAKLLGGSITLESEGPGKGATAILKLPLSYEKA, from the coding sequence ATGCTGACCATCCCAGGCTACACCCTTCGTGGGGCCCTCAAGGCCACCGGAACCAACCTGCTCTTCCACGCCCTGCGTGACGCCGACGGCCAGCCCCTCATCCTCAAGACTCCCGTGGCCTCCGTCGGCCCTCGCGAGAGCGAGCGCTACCGCCGCGAGTTCGACATCCTCCAGCGCATCCGCGACGTGCGCGGCGTCCTTCGCGCCCATGGCTGTGAACAGCTCCCGGACCGCCCGAGTCTCCTCTTGGAGGCGGTGGAGGGCGAGGTTCTGTCCGAGTTCACGAACAAACCCCTCGAGGTGCTCAAGACCCTGGATGTGGCCATCTCCCTGACCTCCACTCTGGCCGAGATCCACCGGCGCGGCGTCATCCACAAGGACATCAAGCCCTCCAACATCATCCTCACGCCCTCGGGAGAAGCCCGCCTCATCGACTTCGGCACCGCCACCCTCCAGCGGATAGAGCACGTGGACGCCGCCCCCACCACCCTCATCGAAGGCACCCTCGCCTACATGTCTCCCGAGCAGACCGGGCGCATGAACCGCACGGTGGACTACCGCACCGACTTCTACTCCCTGGGCATCACCCTCTATGAGCTGCTGACGGGCGGCCGCCCCTTCCACGGACGCGACGCGCTCGAGTGGTTCCACGTCCACATGGCCGTGGCACCCCCTCCCCTCACCGAGCGCGTCCCGGACCTGCCTCCCGTCCTGTCCTCCATCGTGCTCAAGCTCCTGGCCAAGGTGGCCGAGGAGCGCTACCAGAGCGCCGACGGGCTCAAGGTCGACCTGGAGCGCTGCCGAGACAACCTGCGCCGGGGTGTGTACGAGGATTTCCCTCCAGGCGTGCATGACTATCCCACGCGCTTCCAGCTCCCCCAGCGCCTTTATGGGCGCGACGCCCACGCCGCCGCGCTGCTCCAGGGCTTCGAGCGCGTCGCCCGCGGCGGCCGGCCCGAGCTCATCCTGGTCCGCGGCTACTCCGGCAGCGGCAAGTCCGCCGTCGTGCACGAGCTGCACAAACCCGTGGTCCGCCACCGCAGCTTCTTCCTCAGCGGCAAGTTCGACCAGTTCCAGCAGGCCAGTCCCTACGCCACCCTCGCCCAGGCCATTCGCGGCCTGACGCAGCAACTCCTGGCGGGCAGCGATGAGTCCCTGGCCCAGTGGCGTGAGCGCCTTCTGGACACATGGAAAGGCCAGGGGCAGCTCCTCGTGGACGTGGTGCCCCAGCTCGAGCTCATCGCCGGCAAGCAGCCCTCCGTCCCCGAGCTTCCTCCCTCCGAGGCCGCCCACCGCTTCAACCGCGTGTTCCGCGAGTTCCTCGGCCTCTTCGCCACCTCCGAGCACCCCCTCGTCCTCTTCCTGGATGACTTGCAATGGGCCGACCCCGCCAGCCTCCAGCTGATTCATCACCTGCTCACCCACGCCGAATCGCCTCCGCTCCTCGTGCTCGGGGCCTACCGAGACAACGAGGTGAACCCCTCCCATCCCCTGGTGCGTACCCTCGAGGGGATGCGCGCGGCTGGCGCGCGGATGCACGATCTCCAGCTCGAGCCCCTCGACCTCGAGGACGTGCGGCAGCTCGTCACGGACGCGCTCATCGGAGCCGATGAGGAACTCATCGCGCCACTCTCCGCATTGGCCCGCGAGAAGACAGGAGGCAATCCCTTCTTCCTCCTGCAATTCATGCTGACGCTCCATCAGGACGGGCTCCTGGTACGCCTCCCTGGCGGCGACTGGCGGTGGGATGAGAAAGGCGTCCGGGCCAGGGGCTACTCGGACAACGTCGTCGACTTCTTGGTGGGCAAGCTGCGCCGGCTCTCCTCCGGAACCCAGCATCTGCTCCGGCTGGCCGCGTGTGTGGGCAACATCTTTCCGCTCCAGATACTGCGCATCCTCTCCGACAGCCCGGAAGCGGCCCACCTGGAGAAGGATCTCGAGCCCGCCTTCCAGGAGAACCTGCTGGTCCGCATCGGCCCGGATCAAGGCCGGTTCATCCATGACCGCATCCACCAGGCCGCCTACGCCCTCATCGATGAGCAGGAGCGCAAGCGCGTCCACCTGCGCATCGGCCGCCTGATGCTGGCGCACCTGCCGCCGGAGGCCTTGCAGGAACAGCTCTTCGATGTCGTGAGCCAGCTCAACGCCGGAACGGAGTGGCTTGTCGATGACGCGGAGCGCCTGCGTGTGGCGCGCCTGAACGCCGAGGCCGGCAAACGGGCCAAGGCCTCCATCGCGCTCCGCTCGGCCATCAGTTACTTCACCCAATCCCTTCAGCTCCTGCCTGGAGATCCGTGGGAGACGGAGCCCGCCCTCGCCTTCAAGCTCCGGCTCGAGCACGCCATCTGCGAGTTCATGACCGGCAACGCCACTGGAGCGCTTCGCCAGGTGGATGAGTTCATGGGCCGGGCACGCACCAAGGGGGACACCGCCGCGGTGTACTGCCTGAAGACCGACATCCTCATCGGCATGGGTGACATCCAGACCGCCGTCACCTGTCTCCTGGAGGGATTGGCCCTGCTGGGCATGCCCATGCCCCCGAATCCCTCCTGGGAGGAAGTCGAGGCCGCCAACGAGGAGGTATGGCAACTGCTGGGGGAGCGCTCCATCGAGAGCCTCGTTGACCTGGCCCCCATGACCGACCCGGACATGGAGGCGGTCATGAGCCTCCTGGGTGCCATGTACGCACCCGCCTTCGTCACGAGCACGAACCTGCTCATCCTCCACCTCAGCCGGATGACCGCGCTCAGCCTGCGCCATGGCAACACGAGCGCCTCCGTGCACGGCTACTCCTGGTACGGATTGGTGCTGGGCTGCGCCTTCGGGCGCTACCAGGAAGGCCTGGCCTTCGGCCAGCTCGCGTGCGCACTCGTCGAGCACCGGGGATTCACCCCCCTGCGCGGCAAGGCGCTCTACGGCCTGGAACTCATCAGCTATTGGACCCAGCCCCTGTCCACCGCGCTGCAACTCGTCCGCGAGGCCTTTCAGCAATCCCTCCAGAACAGTGACAGTCAGGTCGCCGGCTACTGCTGCAACCACATCGTCATGGACCACTTCCTGCTGGGGCACGACCTGGAGGAGGTCTACCGGGAGTCGGTGGCGAACCTGCACTTCGCCCGGGGAACCGAGTTCCTGGATTCACGGGACATCATCCACTTCACCCAGCGCCATGTGCAGCAGTTGCGCGGCCTCACGTCCTCGTTCAGCACGATGAGTGGCGATGACTTCGACGAGGAGACCTTCGAGGCGGGTTTGACGCCCCAGCGCATGAGCACCATGCGCTGCTGGTACTGGCTCATCAAGGCGCAGTCGCGTTACATGAGCGGCGCGTACCAGGAAGCGCTCGAGTGCGCGGACAGGAGCGCCGAGCTGAGCTGGTCCTCACTCGGGCATATCGAGCTGTTGGACCTGCACCTCTTCCGGGCCCTATCCCTGGCGGCCTGCGCCGCGAAGATGCCACCCGAGGAGCGGGAACGCGCCCTCGTGGAGATCAGCCAGCACCAACGGCAACTGGCGGAGTGGGCCCGCCATTGTCCTTCGACCTTCCTCACGGCCGAGCGGCTCGTCGCCGCGGAGCGGGCCCGGCTCATGGGCCAACGGGACGAGGCACTCCAGGCCTACGAGCAATCCATCCAGTCCGCCCGCGAGCACGGCTTCATCCAGCGAGCCGCCCTCGCCTACGAGCTGGCCGCCCGCTTCTGGCGTGAAAATCGGATCTCCACCATCGCCGAGGCCTATGCCCATAAGGCGCGGGAGGCGTACCTGCGCTGGGGAGCGAAGGGCAAGGTCCAGCACCTGGACTCGGAATGGCCGTTCCTGACCCTTCCCGAGGGCGGCGCACAGAACACCCAGGACACGAGCTCGACCGAGCTCGATGTGCTCACCCTGGTGAAGGCCCAGCAGGCCATCTCCGAGGAAATCGTCCTCGAGCGGCTGGCGGCCACGCTGCTGCGCATCGCCATGGAGAACGCCGGTGCCCAGCGCGGCGCCCTGTTGCTTCCACGTGGCGACACCCTCGCGGTCTCGGCGCTGTCGGGTACGGTCCCCTCGGAGGCCGCTGCCACGACCGAGCAGTTGCCCTGGAGCATCATCTCCTACGTCAAGCGCGCGCGGGAGCACGTGCTCATCGGCGACGCCTCGCTCCCCCACCCCTTCTCGTCCGACGTCTGGCTCGAGCACAGCCATGCCCGCTCGGTGCTCTGCCTGCCCCTGCTGCGCCAGGAGCAATTCCGCGGGGTGCTGTACCTGGAGAACACCCTCGCCACCAATGCCTTCACCCCGGCGCGCATCGCCCTGCTCGACCATCTGGCCTCTCAAGCCGCCATCTCCATCGAGAACGCGCGGCTGTATGCCGACGTCCAGAAGGCCGAGGCCGCCCTGCGCCGCGCCAACGACGAGCTCGAGAAGCGCGTGGAGGAGCGCACCCGGGAACTCAAACGGACCCAGGTACGCCTGGTGGACGCCGCGCGCGCGGCGGGCATGGCCGAGATCGCCGCCAACGTGCTGCACAACGTGGGCAACGTCCTCACCAGCGCCGTCATCAATCTGCAGACGGTGCGCGAGAGCATGAACGCTTCCCGCATGGGTCGGCTCAAGCAGGTCGCCCAGATGATCGACGAGCACCACGACCATCTCGCGGACTTCCTCACCCGGGATCAACGCGGCGCGCAGCTGCCCGGCTACCTCTCCGCACTCACCGACGAACTCCTGCGCGAGCAGGCCTCGCTCCAGGAGGGCATGCGGGCCATGGACAAGCACCTGGAGCACATCCGGGCCATCGTCCACGTCCAGCAGAGCTACGCCCACAGAACGCTCGTCACCGAGGAGTGCGACCTCACGCAACTCGTCGAGGACGCCCTGAGCCTCCAACGGGCGTCACTCCAGCGCCACGGTGTCACCGTCACCCAGGAACTCACCCCCGTGCCCCGGATCAGTCTGGACAAGCACAAGGTGCTGCAGATCCTCATCAACCTCATCAGCAACGCGAAGCAAGCCATGCACCAGCTGCCCGAGCCGCGACGCCATCTGTACGTGCGGCTGGACACGGAGGACAACTGCGCATGCATCCAGATCGTGGACAACGGCATGGGCATCATGCCGGAGATCCGCGGGCGGCTCTTTGGCCAGGGTTTCACCACCCGCGAGGGAGGACACGGGCTGGGACTGCATTCCAGCGCGCTGGAGGCGAAACTGCTGGGCGGGAGCATCACCCTGGAGAGCGAAGGGCCGGGAAAGGGAGCCACGGCCATTCTCAAACTCCCGCTCTCCTACGAAAAGGCTTGA
- a CDS encoding SDR family NAD(P)-dependent oxidoreductase yields MNALEGKTAIITGGGTGIGFAIAERYASEGAQVVLAGRNQKRLDEAVEKIGQGARAIATDVADEAQVKRLIDSVPRIDLLVTCAGGAVFGPVEEVPQKSWRELFDSRFFGQLSACHHAVPKMPPGSSILFCSGVAGHAALVNYSGGAGLCGAVNAMGRSLAVELAPKGIRVNVLSPGLTRGTAIDWRVPPEKLDAFMASLMDRVPLKRAGSARDMADAAYFLATSHYATGLVLDIDGGWTAV; encoded by the coding sequence ATGAACGCTCTGGAAGGAAAGACCGCGATCATCACGGGTGGCGGTACGGGGATTGGCTTCGCCATCGCCGAGCGCTACGCGAGCGAGGGCGCGCAGGTGGTGCTCGCCGGGCGCAATCAGAAGCGGCTCGACGAAGCGGTGGAGAAGATTGGCCAGGGTGCTCGCGCCATCGCCACCGACGTCGCCGATGAGGCCCAGGTCAAACGGCTCATCGACTCCGTGCCACGCATTGATTTGCTGGTGACGTGCGCCGGCGGCGCGGTGTTCGGCCCCGTCGAGGAAGTCCCCCAGAAGTCCTGGCGCGAGCTGTTCGACTCCCGCTTCTTCGGACAGCTCTCCGCTTGTCATCACGCCGTCCCGAAGATGCCCCCGGGCAGCTCCATCTTGTTCTGCTCGGGCGTCGCTGGCCACGCCGCCCTGGTGAACTACTCCGGTGGCGCGGGCCTGTGCGGCGCGGTCAACGCCATGGGGCGCTCGCTCGCGGTGGAGCTCGCCCCCAAGGGAATCCGGGTGAATGTCCTTTCCCCCGGACTGACTCGCGGCACGGCCATCGACTGGCGTGTCCCTCCCGAGAAGCTCGACGCCTTCATGGCCAGCCTCATGGACCGCGTTCCGCTGAAGCGCGCGGGGAGCGCCCGCGACATGGCGGATGCCGCCTACTTCCTGGCGACGAGCCATTACGCCACCGGCCTGGTGCTCGACATCGATGGGGGATGGACGGCGGTCTGA
- a CDS encoding SDR family NAD(P)-dependent oxidoreductase, with translation MSTLEGKTAIITGGGTGIGFAIAERYASEGAQVVLAGRNQKRLDEAVEKIGRGARAIATDVADEAQVKRLIDSVPRIDLLVTCAGGAVFGPVEEVPRQSWRELFDSRFFGQLSACHHAVPKMPPGSSILFCSGVAGHAALVNYSGGAGLCGAVNAMGRSLAVELAPKGIRVNVLSPGLTLGTAIDWHVPPEKLDAFMDSLKSRVPLKRAGSARDMADAAYFLATNNYATGMVLDIDGGWTAV, from the coding sequence ATGAGCACGCTGGAAGGAAAGACCGCGATCATCACGGGTGGAGGTACGGGGATTGGCTTCGCCATCGCCGAGCGCTACGCGAGCGAGGGCGCACAGGTGGTGCTCGCCGGGCGCAATCAGAAGCGGCTCGACGAAGCGGTGGAGAAGATTGGCCGGGGTGCTCGCGCCATCGCCACCGACGTCGCCGATGAGGCCCAGGTCAAACGGCTCATCGACTCCGTGCCACGCATTGATTTGCTGGTGACGTGCGCCGGCGGCGCGGTGTTCGGCCCCGTCGAGGAAGTCCCCCGGCAATCCTGGCGCGAGCTGTTCGACTCCCGCTTCTTCGGACAGCTCTCCGCTTGTCATCACGCCGTCCCGAAGATGCCCCCGGGCAGCTCCATCTTGTTCTGCTCGGGCGTCGCTGGCCACGCCGCCCTGGTGAACTACTCCGGTGGCGCGGGCCTGTGCGGCGCGGTCAACGCCATGGGGCGCTCGCTCGCAGTGGAGCTCGCCCCCAAGGGAATCCGGGTGAATGTCCTTTCCCCCGGATTGACCCTCGGCACCGCCATTGACTGGCATGTCCCTCCCGAGAAGCTCGACGCCTTCATGGACAGTCTCAAGAGCCGCGTTCCGCTGAAGCGCGCGGGGAGCGCCCGCGACATGGCGGATGCCGCCTACTTCCTGGCGACGAACAACTACGCCACGGGCATGGTGCTCGACATCGATGGAGGATGGACGGCTGTCTGA